In a genomic window of Zingiber officinale cultivar Zhangliang chromosome 9B, Zo_v1.1, whole genome shotgun sequence:
- the LOC122024336 gene encoding allantoate deiminase 2-like isoform X2: MRAAELIIKWMQDAGLRTWVDQMGNIHGRIESVNKSERTLLIGSHFDTVVDAGKFDGSLGIISAISALKALKISGKSLKLKRPVEVIAFSDEEGVRFQSTFLGSAAIAGQLPAPMLNTSDKNGVTIQDVLKENSFEGSVGSLLQVKYDPESVWGYVEVHIEQGPVLESLGYPLGIVQGIAGQTRLKVKVTGSQGHAGTVPMLMRQDPMTAAAELIVNLESLCKYPDRVFTYNEQCGYYSRESFSGLVCTVGEISAWPSASNVIPSQVNFTVDVRAMDDVAKEVVISEFSHQIYQICDNRMVNCTIESKHNADAVHCDSELRLQLKQAAHSTMKNLPGKINGEVPLLMSGAGHDAIAMSHLTKVGMLFVRCRGGISHSPQEYVSDDDVWAAVLVLINFLLDQHIISDHMSS; the protein is encoded by the exons ATGAGGGCTGCAGAACTAATAATAAAATGGATGCAAGATGCTGGATTGAGAAC GTGGGTTGATCAAATGGGAAATATACATGGACGAATTGAGAGTGTTAATAAAAGTGAAAGGACCTTATTAATTGGGTCTCACTTT GACACTGTGGTTGATGCTGGAAAATTTGATGGATCATTGGGTATTATATCTGCAATCTCTGCTTTGAAAGCCTTAAAGATCAGTGGAAAATCGCTCAAACTCAAGAGGCCAGTTGAG GTCATCGCATTCAGTGATGAAGAGGGTGTAAGGTTTCAGTCTACCTTTTTAGGCAGTGCAGCTATTGCTGGTCAGCTCCCTGCACCGATGTTGAACACATCTGACAAAAA TGGTGTCACAATTCAAGATGTGCTGAAAGAAAATTCTTTTGAAGGTAGTGTTGGAAGTCTCCTTCAGGTCAAGTATGACCCAGAATCTGTGTGGGGTTATGTGGAG GTGCATATTGAACAAGGTCCTGTATTGGAATCTCTTGGCTATCCTCTTGGCATTGTCCAAGGAATCGCTGGACAAACACGGTTAAAG GTAAAAGTAACTGGTTCTCAGGGGCATGCAGGCACTGTTCCAATGCTAATGCGCCAAGATCCAATGACTGCAGCGGCTGAACTTATTGTAAATCTTGAGAGTTTATGCAAATATCCTGATAGAGTTTTCACTTACAACGAACAGTGTGGATACTACAGTAGAGAATCCTTTTCAGGATTGGTTTGCACGGTAGGGGAAATATCTGCCTGGCCAAGTGCAAGCAATGTCATTCCCAGCCAG GTAAACTTCACTGTTGATGTGCGAGCAATGGATGATGTGGCAAAGGAAGTTGTAATATCAGAATTCTCGCATCAGATCTACCAAATATGTGACAATCGGATGGTTAACTGTACCATCGAAAGTAAG CATAATGCAGATGCAGTGCATTGTGACTCCGAGCTACGGCTACAGCTCAAACAAGCAGCTCACTCAACTATGAAGAATTTGCCAGGAAAAATCAATGGGGAAGTGCCTCTACTGATGAGCGGAGCAGGGCACGATGCAATTGCGATGTCTCATCTTACCAAG GTGGGGATGCTGTTTGTTCGATGCCGCGGGGGAATCAGCCATTCTCCTCAAGAATATGTAAGTGACGACGATGTTTGGGCTGCTGTTCTTGTGCTCATAAATTTCCTACTCGATCAACATATAATTAGTGACCATATGAGCTCATGA
- the LOC122024336 gene encoding allantoate deiminase 2-like isoform X1 → MAPFHREDAPILPLFIALVLVIVAGLDTERIGDEGSELFGEIPRDEVIERINQLAEISDADGYLERTFLSPASMRAAELIIKWMQDAGLRTWVDQMGNIHGRIESVNKSERTLLIGSHFDTVVDAGKFDGSLGIISAISALKALKISGKSLKLKRPVEVIAFSDEEGVRFQSTFLGSAAIAGQLPAPMLNTSDKNGVTIQDVLKENSFEGSVGSLLQVKYDPESVWGYVEVHIEQGPVLESLGYPLGIVQGIAGQTRLKVKVTGSQGHAGTVPMLMRQDPMTAAAELIVNLESLCKYPDRVFTYNEQCGYYSRESFSGLVCTVGEISAWPSASNVIPSQVNFTVDVRAMDDVAKEVVISEFSHQIYQICDNRMVNCTIESKHNADAVHCDSELRLQLKQAAHSTMKNLPGKINGEVPLLMSGAGHDAIAMSHLTKVGMLFVRCRGGISHSPQEYVSDDDVWAAVLVLINFLLDQHIISDHMSS, encoded by the exons ATGGCTCCCTTTCATCGAGAAGATGCCCCGATCTTGCCGCTGTTCATTGCCCTAGTGCTTGTTATTGTGGCAG GTTTGGACACGGAGAGGATTGGAGACGAAGGGAGTGAGTTGTTCGGTGAGATTCCTAGGGACGAAGTGATCGAAAGGATCAATCAGCTCGCGGAG ATATCTGATGCTGATGGATATCTTGAGAGGACGTTCCTAAGTCCAGCTTCAATGAGGGCTGCAGAACTAATAATAAAATGGATGCAAGATGCTGGATTGAGAAC GTGGGTTGATCAAATGGGAAATATACATGGACGAATTGAGAGTGTTAATAAAAGTGAAAGGACCTTATTAATTGGGTCTCACTTT GACACTGTGGTTGATGCTGGAAAATTTGATGGATCATTGGGTATTATATCTGCAATCTCTGCTTTGAAAGCCTTAAAGATCAGTGGAAAATCGCTCAAACTCAAGAGGCCAGTTGAG GTCATCGCATTCAGTGATGAAGAGGGTGTAAGGTTTCAGTCTACCTTTTTAGGCAGTGCAGCTATTGCTGGTCAGCTCCCTGCACCGATGTTGAACACATCTGACAAAAA TGGTGTCACAATTCAAGATGTGCTGAAAGAAAATTCTTTTGAAGGTAGTGTTGGAAGTCTCCTTCAGGTCAAGTATGACCCAGAATCTGTGTGGGGTTATGTGGAG GTGCATATTGAACAAGGTCCTGTATTGGAATCTCTTGGCTATCCTCTTGGCATTGTCCAAGGAATCGCTGGACAAACACGGTTAAAG GTAAAAGTAACTGGTTCTCAGGGGCATGCAGGCACTGTTCCAATGCTAATGCGCCAAGATCCAATGACTGCAGCGGCTGAACTTATTGTAAATCTTGAGAGTTTATGCAAATATCCTGATAGAGTTTTCACTTACAACGAACAGTGTGGATACTACAGTAGAGAATCCTTTTCAGGATTGGTTTGCACGGTAGGGGAAATATCTGCCTGGCCAAGTGCAAGCAATGTCATTCCCAGCCAG GTAAACTTCACTGTTGATGTGCGAGCAATGGATGATGTGGCAAAGGAAGTTGTAATATCAGAATTCTCGCATCAGATCTACCAAATATGTGACAATCGGATGGTTAACTGTACCATCGAAAGTAAG CATAATGCAGATGCAGTGCATTGTGACTCCGAGCTACGGCTACAGCTCAAACAAGCAGCTCACTCAACTATGAAGAATTTGCCAGGAAAAATCAATGGGGAAGTGCCTCTACTGATGAGCGGAGCAGGGCACGATGCAATTGCGATGTCTCATCTTACCAAG GTGGGGATGCTGTTTGTTCGATGCCGCGGGGGAATCAGCCATTCTCCTCAAGAATATGTAAGTGACGACGATGTTTGGGCTGCTGTTCTTGTGCTCATAAATTTCCTACTCGATCAACATATAATTAGTGACCATATGAGCTCATGA